Proteins encoded together in one Benincasa hispida cultivar B227 chromosome 1, ASM972705v1, whole genome shotgun sequence window:
- the LOC120083643 gene encoding disease resistance protein RGA2-like isoform X2 codes for MAGFEFLWTFVVQEALKKVVKVAAQEIAVAWGFKKELEKLTKWLLKSEAILRDIITKKLYNEPVRMWVEDLQHFVYEADDLLDELVYEDLRRKAETEKIEKKVHNFFSCSHNPFLFRRKMAKRMKDITETLYKHYCEASPLGLVALVGHESTEARKNIDLKQIRDTTSKLKPEEVIIGREVEVSNIVKLVIESSNEHPMSIIPIVGMGGLGKTTLAKMVFNHGLVQTHFDKTLWVCVSEPFIIINILEGIFQSLTKTSSSCLNKENLLQRLQEEMRGNNYFLVLDDVWNEEAILWDNLKDCLNEIAGKPGNTIIVTTRSPDVATVMGTTSSIHLKKLSDDLCWSLFKKGVSADGLELEIIREEVVTKIGGIPLVAKVLGGAVKFEGNYERWMTKFKSVVKNISKDDKDFISSILKLSVDCLPLLSLKQCFAYCSNFPKDYKFCKESLIQTWIAQGFIQPQEEDNELMMEDIGEGYFDLLLSRSLFEVVDEDSNERTTHFKMHDLIHDIACAISNQVESNLHNSSEKSVRKLRTIIHDIDNSICDKFEDLVCLRVLVFALHPGWDVSLFNSIGIIAKHLRYLEIKQCYHELKYSLESIAMLYNLQTLKLGVGASLPTNLRKLVKLRHLEFKDIGDGKMPLHMRQLIHLQTLTAFFVGEDGCKIEELGPLKNLKGSLDLGSLGEVKSKEEAMGARLIEKKNLTKLAFYWNSSSEEEDNLNELEVLEGLQPHNNLQSLSILHYNGQAFPNNIFVEGLVHIMLHGCMKCEMLPMLGQLPNLEELVISEVDSVKSIGREFYGSNNSNQRVCFPKLKKFSLMYMENLENWEDVPNDTSEDNPAIELPQQLGYLTTLKLLEIFGFEGIEALPDWLENLACLEELKLYYCKNLKWLPSKHVMLSLTKLNRVEVKGCPLLPLGEGDPERAKLSHFPNHFVKVVFVQSSWNCPYPFRPGYYSRFVFLKDYGAEY; via the exons ATGGCCGGATTTGAATTCCTGTGGACTTTTGTTGTGCAGGAAGCTTTGAAGAAGGTAGTGAAAGTTGCAGCACAGGAAATTGCTGTGGCTTGGGGCTTCAAGAAGGAGCTGGAAAAACTGACAAAGTGGTTACTAAAGTCTGAAGCCATTTTAAGAGATATTATCACAAAAAAGTTGTACAATGAACCTGTCAGGATGTGGGTGGAGGATCTTCAACATTTTGTTTACGAAGCCGACGATCTGTTGGACGAGCTTGTTTATGAAGATCTTCGACGCAAAGCGGAAACagagaaaatagaaaagaaggtgcacaatttcttttcatgttcccATAATCCTTTTCTGTTTCGTAGGAAGATGGCCAAAAGAATGAAGGATATTACTGAgactttgtataaacattactGTGAGGCAAGTCCTTTAGGACTCGTTGCTCTGGTTGGGCATGAATCAACTGAAGCACGTAAGAACATTGATCTTAAGCAGATTCGAGACACAACATCAAAGCTAAAGCCTGAAGAAGTTATAATAGGAAGAGAAGTTGAAGTTTCAAACATAGTGAAGTTGGTGATTGAGTCTAGCAATGAACATCCAATGTCCATCATACCCATTGTGGGTATGGGTGGATTGGGGAAAACTACTTTGGCCAAGATGGTGTTCAATCATGGGTTGGTTCAAACTCATTTTGATAAAACATTATGGGTATGTGTGTCTGAACCATTtattatcataaatattttgGAGGGGATCTTTCAGAGTCTCACTAAAACCTCTTCTAGTTGCTTGAACAAAGAGAACTTACTTCAACGGCTCCAAGAGGAGATGCGAGGTAACAATTATTTTCTTGTTCTTGACGATGTTTGGAATGAAGAAGCTATATTGTGGGATAACTTAAAGGACTGTCTAAACGAGATTGCTGGAAAACCTGGAAACACTATTATCGTGACCACGAGGAGTCCAGACGTTGCCACTGTCATGGGGACAACTTCGAGCATTCATCTTAAAAAATTGTCCGATGATCTATGTTGGTCCTTGTTCAAAAAGGGTGTAAGTGCAGATGGCTTAGAGTTGGAAATTATTAGAGAAGAGGTGGTTACAAAAATTGGTGGAATACCACTAGTTGCAAAAGTTTTAGGAGGGGCAGTAAAGTTTGAAGGAAACTATGAGAGATGGATGACAAAATTCAAAAGCGTGGtgaaaaatatatcaaaagatGACAAAGATTTTATTTCATCCATACTAAAATTAAGTGTGGATTGTCTACCACTCCTCTCATTAAAGCAATGTTTTGCTTATTGCTCAAACTTTCCCAAAGATTACAAGTTTTGCAAAGAGAGCTTGATTCAAACGTGGATAGCACAAGGATTTATCCAACCAcaagaagaagataatgaatTGATGATGGAGGATATAGGAGAAGGATACTTCGACCTCCTGTTATCTCGCTCCTTATTTGAAGTTGTCGATGAAGATAGCAATGAAAGAACTACTCACTTTAAGATGCATGATCTAATACATGATATCGCTTGTGCTATTTCAAACCAGGTTGAATCAAATCTTCATAATTCTAGTGAAAAGAGTGTAAGAAAGTTGCGCACGATTATTCATGACATTGACAATAGTATCTGTGATAAGTTCGAGGATCTTGTTTGCTTGCGTGTTTTAGTATTTGCGCTGCATCCAGGGTGGGATGTGAGTTTATTCAATTCAATTGGTATAATTGCCAAGCATTTGAGGTATCTTGAAATTAAACAATGCTATCACGAATTGAAGTACAGTCTAGAATCTATTGCCATGCTTTATAATTTGCAAACACTAAAGCTTGGAGTAGGAGCATCTCTTCCAacgaatttgagaaaattggtgAAGCTAAGACATTTAGAATTCAAGGACATTGGTGATGGGAAAATGCCTTTACATATGAGGCAATTGATTCATCTTCAAACGTTAACTGCGTTTTTTGTAGGTGAGGACGGTTGTAAAATTGAAGAACTTGGACCTTTGAAGAACTTAAAAGGGTCATTAGATCTTGGCTCGCTTGGGGAAGTGAAAAGTAAGGAGGAAGCTATGGGTGCAAGGTTGATAGAAAAGAAGAATTTAACAAAGTTAGCCTTTTACTGGAATTCTTCCTCTGAGGAAGAAGATAacctaaatgagttagaagtgTTAGAAGGACTTCAACCACATAACAATCTTCAATCACTATCTATTCTTCACTATAATGGCCAAGCTTTTcctaataatatttttgttgaaGGGTTAGTTCACATAATGCTTCACGGATGTATGAAATGTGAAATGCTTCCAATGCTAGGACAATTACCTAACCTGGAGGAACTCGTCATTAGTGAAGTAGACAGTGTGAAAAGCATAGGAAGGGAGTTCTATGGATCAAATAACTCCAACCAAAGGGTTTGTTTCCCCAAGTTGAAGAAATTTTCCCTCATGTATATGGAGAACCTAGAGAATTGGGAAGACGTACCAAATG ATACATCGGAAGATAATCCTGCAATTGAGCTTCCTCAACAACTTGGGTATCTCACAACCTTAAAGCTCTTAGaaatttttggttttgaggGTATCGAAGCTCTACCAGACTGGCTGGAAAATCTTGCATGTTTAGAAGAATTGAAGCTTTATTATTGCAAGAATTTAAAGTGGTTGCCATCGAAACATGTCATGCTATCCCTCACCAAATTGAATCGTGTGGAAGTTAAAGGATGTCCACTGCTACCACTTGGCGAGGGCGATCCAGAGAGGGCCAAACTTTCCCATTTTCCTAACCATTTTGTTAAG GTTGTATTTGTCCAATCTTCTTGGAATTGTCCATATCCGTTTAGACCTGGCTATTACAGCCGTTTTGTGTTCTTGAAAGACTATGGAGCTGAGTATTGA
- the LOC120083643 gene encoding disease resistance protein RGA2-like isoform X1: protein MAGFEFLWTFVVQEALKKVVKVAAQEIAVAWGFKKELEKLTKWLLKSEAILRDIITKKLYNEPVRMWVEDLQHFVYEADDLLDELVYEDLRRKAETEKIEKKVHNFFSCSHNPFLFRRKMAKRMKDITETLYKHYCEASPLGLVALVGHESTEARKNIDLKQIRDTTSKLKPEEVIIGREVEVSNIVKLVIESSNEHPMSIIPIVGMGGLGKTTLAKMVFNHGLVQTHFDKTLWVCVSEPFIIINILEGIFQSLTKTSSSCLNKENLLQRLQEEMRGNNYFLVLDDVWNEEAILWDNLKDCLNEIAGKPGNTIIVTTRSPDVATVMGTTSSIHLKKLSDDLCWSLFKKGVSADGLELEIIREEVVTKIGGIPLVAKVLGGAVKFEGNYERWMTKFKSVVKNISKDDKDFISSILKLSVDCLPLLSLKQCFAYCSNFPKDYKFCKESLIQTWIAQGFIQPQEEDNELMMEDIGEGYFDLLLSRSLFEVVDEDSNERTTHFKMHDLIHDIACAISNQVESNLHNSSEKSVRKLRTIIHDIDNSICDKFEDLVCLRVLVFALHPGWDVSLFNSIGIIAKHLRYLEIKQCYHELKYSLESIAMLYNLQTLKLGVGASLPTNLRKLVKLRHLEFKDIGDGKMPLHMRQLIHLQTLTAFFVGEDGCKIEELGPLKNLKGSLDLGSLGEVKSKEEAMGARLIEKKNLTKLAFYWNSSSEEEDNLNELEVLEGLQPHNNLQSLSILHYNGQAFPNNIFVEGLVHIMLHGCMKCEMLPMLGQLPNLEELVISEVDSVKSIGREFYGSNNSNQRVCFPKLKKFSLMYMENLENWEDVPNGMAFSHLTILYMRGCPKLSIPHHFECLNSIKSLTHIHCPKLPQNMCNQYNKLEDMEIWGCMKDYDFSPLIHQSSITRVSLTDTSEDNPAIELPQQLGYLTTLKLLEIFGFEGIEALPDWLENLACLEELKLYYCKNLKWLPSKHVMLSLTKLNRVEVKGCPLLPLGEGDPERAKLSHFPNHFVKVVFVQSSWNCPYPFRPGYYSRFVFLKDYGAEY from the exons ATGGCCGGATTTGAATTCCTGTGGACTTTTGTTGTGCAGGAAGCTTTGAAGAAGGTAGTGAAAGTTGCAGCACAGGAAATTGCTGTGGCTTGGGGCTTCAAGAAGGAGCTGGAAAAACTGACAAAGTGGTTACTAAAGTCTGAAGCCATTTTAAGAGATATTATCACAAAAAAGTTGTACAATGAACCTGTCAGGATGTGGGTGGAGGATCTTCAACATTTTGTTTACGAAGCCGACGATCTGTTGGACGAGCTTGTTTATGAAGATCTTCGACGCAAAGCGGAAACagagaaaatagaaaagaaggtgcacaatttcttttcatgttcccATAATCCTTTTCTGTTTCGTAGGAAGATGGCCAAAAGAATGAAGGATATTACTGAgactttgtataaacattactGTGAGGCAAGTCCTTTAGGACTCGTTGCTCTGGTTGGGCATGAATCAACTGAAGCACGTAAGAACATTGATCTTAAGCAGATTCGAGACACAACATCAAAGCTAAAGCCTGAAGAAGTTATAATAGGAAGAGAAGTTGAAGTTTCAAACATAGTGAAGTTGGTGATTGAGTCTAGCAATGAACATCCAATGTCCATCATACCCATTGTGGGTATGGGTGGATTGGGGAAAACTACTTTGGCCAAGATGGTGTTCAATCATGGGTTGGTTCAAACTCATTTTGATAAAACATTATGGGTATGTGTGTCTGAACCATTtattatcataaatattttgGAGGGGATCTTTCAGAGTCTCACTAAAACCTCTTCTAGTTGCTTGAACAAAGAGAACTTACTTCAACGGCTCCAAGAGGAGATGCGAGGTAACAATTATTTTCTTGTTCTTGACGATGTTTGGAATGAAGAAGCTATATTGTGGGATAACTTAAAGGACTGTCTAAACGAGATTGCTGGAAAACCTGGAAACACTATTATCGTGACCACGAGGAGTCCAGACGTTGCCACTGTCATGGGGACAACTTCGAGCATTCATCTTAAAAAATTGTCCGATGATCTATGTTGGTCCTTGTTCAAAAAGGGTGTAAGTGCAGATGGCTTAGAGTTGGAAATTATTAGAGAAGAGGTGGTTACAAAAATTGGTGGAATACCACTAGTTGCAAAAGTTTTAGGAGGGGCAGTAAAGTTTGAAGGAAACTATGAGAGATGGATGACAAAATTCAAAAGCGTGGtgaaaaatatatcaaaagatGACAAAGATTTTATTTCATCCATACTAAAATTAAGTGTGGATTGTCTACCACTCCTCTCATTAAAGCAATGTTTTGCTTATTGCTCAAACTTTCCCAAAGATTACAAGTTTTGCAAAGAGAGCTTGATTCAAACGTGGATAGCACAAGGATTTATCCAACCAcaagaagaagataatgaatTGATGATGGAGGATATAGGAGAAGGATACTTCGACCTCCTGTTATCTCGCTCCTTATTTGAAGTTGTCGATGAAGATAGCAATGAAAGAACTACTCACTTTAAGATGCATGATCTAATACATGATATCGCTTGTGCTATTTCAAACCAGGTTGAATCAAATCTTCATAATTCTAGTGAAAAGAGTGTAAGAAAGTTGCGCACGATTATTCATGACATTGACAATAGTATCTGTGATAAGTTCGAGGATCTTGTTTGCTTGCGTGTTTTAGTATTTGCGCTGCATCCAGGGTGGGATGTGAGTTTATTCAATTCAATTGGTATAATTGCCAAGCATTTGAGGTATCTTGAAATTAAACAATGCTATCACGAATTGAAGTACAGTCTAGAATCTATTGCCATGCTTTATAATTTGCAAACACTAAAGCTTGGAGTAGGAGCATCTCTTCCAacgaatttgagaaaattggtgAAGCTAAGACATTTAGAATTCAAGGACATTGGTGATGGGAAAATGCCTTTACATATGAGGCAATTGATTCATCTTCAAACGTTAACTGCGTTTTTTGTAGGTGAGGACGGTTGTAAAATTGAAGAACTTGGACCTTTGAAGAACTTAAAAGGGTCATTAGATCTTGGCTCGCTTGGGGAAGTGAAAAGTAAGGAGGAAGCTATGGGTGCAAGGTTGATAGAAAAGAAGAATTTAACAAAGTTAGCCTTTTACTGGAATTCTTCCTCTGAGGAAGAAGATAacctaaatgagttagaagtgTTAGAAGGACTTCAACCACATAACAATCTTCAATCACTATCTATTCTTCACTATAATGGCCAAGCTTTTcctaataatatttttgttgaaGGGTTAGTTCACATAATGCTTCACGGATGTATGAAATGTGAAATGCTTCCAATGCTAGGACAATTACCTAACCTGGAGGAACTCGTCATTAGTGAAGTAGACAGTGTGAAAAGCATAGGAAGGGAGTTCTATGGATCAAATAACTCCAACCAAAGGGTTTGTTTCCCCAAGTTGAAGAAATTTTCCCTCATGTATATGGAGAACCTAGAGAATTGGGAAGACGTACCAAATGGTATGGCTTTTTCACATCTCACAATCTTATATATGAGGGGGTGTCCCAAACTAAGTATTCCACATCACTTTGAATGTTTGAATTCCATTAAGTCACTAACCCATATACATTGTCCCAAGTTGCCTCAAAATATGTGTAATCAGTATAATAAATTGGAGGACATGGAAATTTGGGGATGTATGAAAGATTACGACTTTAGTCCCCTCATACACCAATCTTCAATCACACGTGTTTCCTTGACAGATACATCGGAAGATAATCCTGCAATTGAGCTTCCTCAACAACTTGGGTATCTCACAACCTTAAAGCTCTTAGaaatttttggttttgaggGTATCGAAGCTCTACCAGACTGGCTGGAAAATCTTGCATGTTTAGAAGAATTGAAGCTTTATTATTGCAAGAATTTAAAGTGGTTGCCATCGAAACATGTCATGCTATCCCTCACCAAATTGAATCGTGTGGAAGTTAAAGGATGTCCACTGCTACCACTTGGCGAGGGCGATCCAGAGAGGGCCAAACTTTCCCATTTTCCTAACCATTTTGTTAAG GTTGTATTTGTCCAATCTTCTTGGAATTGTCCATATCCGTTTAGACCTGGCTATTACAGCCGTTTTGTGTTCTTGAAAGACTATGGAGCTGAGTATTGA